GAGCTCCGTGTACCCGGCGATGACCCGGTCGGCGTACGCCTCGAGCGCGTCCCGGTCCTGCTCGTCGGCCCAGGTCGCGGGCACCCACTGCGTGAACAGCGACATGATGTGGTACCCGTCCGGACACAGCGTGCGGTCGAACACCGTCGGGATGACACCGTCGGAGAACGGACGGGCGGCAGGTCGCCCGGCACGCGCCTCCTGGAACGCGTCCTCGAGGTAGTCGATGGAGTGGCTGAGCTCGATGGCACCGCCGTGGTGCACACCGGCGGTGGTACCCGGATCAGCGATGAAGTCCGGCAGTGCCGACAGGGCCAGGTTGATCTTGACCGTGCCGGACCGCGACCTCCACCGGGTGATGGCCTCGACGAAGTCGGCCGGCAGGTCGCGCGCGTCGATCTGGCGCAGGAACGTGATCTGGGGGTGGATGGTGGTGACGACGGTCGACGCGTACAGCTCCTCGCCGCCTTCCAGCACGACGCCCGTCGCGCGGCCGTCACGAATGAGCACCCGCTCGACGGGCGCATGCAGGCGCACCTCGGCACCGGCCGAGACGGCGGACGCATGGATCGCGTCGGACACTGCTCCCATGCCACCCTCGGGGTATCCCCACGAGCCGAGGCCGACGCCGACATCGCCGATCTCGTGGTGGGCGAGCACGTAGGCGGTGCCGGGGGCGCGTGGACCTGCCCACGTGCCGATCACACCGTCGACAGCGAGCGCGGCCTTGACCTGCTCGGACTCGAACCAGTCGTCGAGCAGGTCACCGATGCTCATCGTGAGCAGCCGGGTGACGTCGCCGATGCGGCGGCTGTCCAGCCCGCGCAGGCGCCAGAGCAGCTTGAGCTGGTCGACCAGATCCTGGGGATCGCGCGAGCCCAGCCTGGGCGGGACGGTCAGCAGCAGGGGCGCGAGCACGTCGGCGATGCCGCCCAGCCACTCCTTCCACCGAGGGTAGGCGGACGCGTCACGCGCGCTGAACCGCTTGATGGCAGCCGTGTCGCTGGCCACGTCCTCCGAGCCGATCGTCAGCGAGCCGCCGTCGGGGAACGCGACGTAGTACGGGCCCATCGGGTGCACCTTGTACCCGTGGCGCGCGAGCTCGAGGTCGCGGATGATCTCCCCGGGCATGAGGCTCATCACGTACGAGTACGTCGTCACCTTGAACTCGGGCGCGTCGGGCCACGGTGCATCCGTCGCCGCGGCGCCACCGACCTTGTGACGGGCCTCGCACACGACGACCCGCGCCCCGCTGCGCGCGAGGTAGGCGGCGGCGACCAACCCGTTGTGGCCCCCGCCGATGACGACCGCGTCGTAGCCGTTCGTCCGCATGCGCAATCCTCTTGAGTCGCCATTCAAACTTGTTGGAGCGTAGCCGACCGTCGCCGGCATGCGGAAGGTCTGCGAGTCGGCGAGCTCGCGCCTGTGCGGGCGATCCCAGCCGTCGGTGCAGGTTGACGTCCTTCGGTCCGTTGTCTTGAATACAGAATCAAGGACCTACGGAGACGATCGTTGG
This sequence is a window from Euzebyales bacterium. Protein-coding genes within it:
- a CDS encoding NAD(P)/FAD-dependent oxidoreductase, with the translated sequence MRTNGYDAVVIGGGHNGLVAAAYLARSGARVVVCEARHKVGGAAATDAPWPDAPEFKVTTYSYVMSLMPGEIIRDLELARHGYKVHPMGPYYVAFPDGGSLTIGSEDVASDTAAIKRFSARDASAYPRWKEWLGGIADVLAPLLLTVPPRLGSRDPQDLVDQLKLLWRLRGLDSRRIGDVTRLLTMSIGDLLDDWFESEQVKAALAVDGVIGTWAGPRAPGTAYVLAHHEIGDVGVGLGSWGYPEGGMGAVSDAIHASAVSAGAEVRLHAPVERVLIRDGRATGVVLEGGEELYASTVVTTIHPQITFLRQIDARDLPADFVEAITRWRSRSGTVKINLALSALPDFIADPGTTAGVHHGGAIELSHSIDYLEDAFQEARAGRPAARPFSDGVIPTVFDRTLCPDGYHIMSLFTQWVPATWADEQDRDALEAYADRVIAGYTELAPNFADAIVHRQVLGPKDMADELGLVGGNIFHGELSANQLFHMRPAAGHADYRSPIVGLYQASSATHAGGGVCGIPAMLAVRQIISDRTRAARRRRRFVPARDDGRGRAAAS